A section of the Paralichthys olivaceus isolate ysfri-2021 chromosome 14, ASM2471397v2, whole genome shotgun sequence genome encodes:
- the LOC109631189 gene encoding GTP cyclohydrolase 1-like, whose amino-acid sequence MEFHYATEMNGNVAKVSRLSKCIESKQGDLEEKASKESEVLTKTSCIEKAYCTILSELGENTEREGLLRTPLRAAKAMQFFTTGYQLTIKDILNDAIFDENHDEMVIVRDIDLFSLCEHHLVPFFGKAHIAYLPNKKVVGLSKLARVVEIFSRRLQVQERLTKQIAAAIHEALEPAGVAVVIEAAHMCMVMRGVQKMNAKTVTSVMLGAFQTNAETREEFLSLALGK is encoded by the exons ATGGAGTTTCACTACGCCACCGAGATGAACGGAAATGTGGCCAAGGTCTCTAGATTGAGCAAGTGCATTGAGTCTAAACAGGGTGATTTAGAGGAGAAAGCCTCAAAAGAATCTGAAGTTTTAACCAAGACGTCTTGCATAGAGAAAGCTTACTGCACGATACTGAGCGAGCTTGGAGAGAACACTGAGCGGGAGGGGCTTTTACGCACACCGTTACGCGCAGCCAAAGCCATGCAGTTCTTCACGACAGGCTACCAGCTGACGATCAAAG ATATCTTGAACGACGCAATCTTTGATGAAAACCACGATGAGATGGTGATTGTCAGGGACATCGatttgttctctctgtgtgaacatcACCTGGTGCCCTTCTTTGGAAAG GCTCACATAGCATATCTCCCAAACAAGAAGGTGGTGGGTCTGAGCAAGCTCGCACG AGTTGTAGAGATCTTCAGCAGGAGGCTTCAAG ttcAGGAGCGTCTAACCAAACAGATTGCAGCAGCTATACATGAGGCCCTGGAGCCTGCTGGAGTGGCAGTGGTGATTGAAGCCGC tcaCATGTGCATGGTGATGAGAGGTGTGCAGAAGATGAACGCCAAGACTGTAACAAGTGTCATGCTGGGAGCATTCCAAACAAATGCAGAGACCCGGGAGGAGTTTCTGTCCCTGGCTCTGGGGAAATGA